The genomic interval TCGCCCGCCCGGTTTGACACCGCGAGTGCTGTTTGAAATAGAATCTTTCTGAGTGGACCGGAAGCTCCGAACCAAGTTTTTTGAGACCACCAAAGACCGACAAAGTTCAACGCCCGATTTATGCATGCACTTCCTGTGCCCCCATAGAGCGCAATTCGCTTAGTTGCAGCATCGCTAGGCTCAGGAACGGTTTACAACAACAACTCGCAATGAAGGGATAGACATATGACATCTGGCAATACCGATGACGTTTCGCTGAGGTCGCGTGTCGAGAGACTAGAACGACAGAACCGCTTGATGCTCGCATGCTTGATATGCGCGTTGCTCGCTGCTGTCGGCGTGCTCGTTTTGAGAGCCAAGCCGGGAAACGACGGAAAAACTCTGGAAGCGACTCAGATCATTATTAGAGACGCGGACGGAAACAAACGCATCGTCTTGGGGCCAGCAAATCATTCCGACACGAGTCTTCCACCTGGGCTTTTTGTTTATGATAGGGAAGGCAATTCATGTGTTTTTCTTTCCGCCTCAGAAGGCAAAGCAGGTGTGCATTTCGAACAGAACGCAAAAGGACGCATGTTCATTGGGATCGGCCAGCAGAAGTTCGCGGGGTTGATGCTGTTCGCCGAAGCTGGAAAGACGACATCGAACGATGGTCAAATCATTCTCGCCTATGGTGATGATGGCGAAACCATGTTCGGGTTGAACGACAGCAACGGAAACACTCGCGCCATGATGATGCTTGACAAGGAGAACGGAGAAAGTCCGGTTTTCCTATTGCAAGATGAGAAAAAGAAAGCGTTTTTCTCCCAGACGCAGCAGTGAACTGACGGGGCTCTCTAGCAATCGGTGCAGAAATCTAAGCACTGTCATGGTCGAACTTTGATTTGGCCGCCTTTGCGAGATACGCGCGTACCTCAAGCGGCATTACAGAACTCTAAGGGGTCAGGCCTCTTTGTTGGGATTTTCCGGGAACCGGACCCGCTTTCGGCCCCTCGGTCGCATGGTCGATTCCAGATGAAGACGGCGGGCAATGCTTTCAACCCATCCCTCATCGCCCAGCGGCTTGCCACGTTGGGCCGACAGGCGGCACGCGGCCAATTCTTCGTCGCTGAAGCATTGATTGACTCGCTCGGTCCAACGGGGAAGCCGCGATTTAGGCCAGCGCGAAAGCAGGTTCGGATCCGGAGCGTGCAGCCAGTGCCATAGCGATCCCCAACACCAGTCCTCCGCTCGCTCGACCAAACCCGCTCGCAACGCGTTGCGTTCGACGTACCGGCAAACCACGAAAAAATGCTCATCGTCTTGGATCGGAAAGCTCTTGTATCGTTGTTGATAAACATGTCCCGTGCCGCCCGTGTGGTAGTGCGAATGATACCGCATCGTGTGCGTTCCTCCGACCCGCGCCATGAATCGACTCATCTCCCCATCGACCAACGGTCGCAGAACCAGATGGTAGTGGTTGGGCATCAACTGAAAGGAATACAACTCGATTTGGTGAATTTGCAACGCTTCATGCAGGATCCACTCGAAAGCAGCGTAGTCAGCATCTTTGTGAAAAATCGTCGCTCGCAAATTGCCGCGATTCAGCGCGTGATACAAACCGCCCGCTTCATCGGCACGTGGTGGTCGGGGCATGGAGAGGTTCTCCGAAAAGGGACCTTTGACACAGCGTAACCTGCGAAGAACCAAAAACAAAGAGGCCTGACCCCTTTGCTTTGTCCTAACCTGCGAAGAACCAAAAACAAAGAGGCCTGACCCCTTTGCTTTGTTCTGACCCCTTTGCTTTGTTCATGCCCCATCCCACCAAGCCGGGCAAGAACGTGGGGCCGCCTTTCGAATACTCCCAAACCAATGGCGTGTCCACTTAATCCAAATAGCCATACGACGGTGTCTGGTAGCCGTACACTCGCCTCAATAGCGTCGTGGGGCGAGATTGAATCAGGGGCGCTGTCATCTGAGCCGGGTATTCGGTTCGTAACCGGACATCCGTGACCAGCCACTCCCAGCTGAATCCCAGCAATTCTCTCAGGGACTGTTCTTCAAGCGCGATTTCAAAGAGGTCGTGCATCAAGACGGCTTGTTCGTAGTTCGTCGTGGAAAATTCGGTTGACCAGTGCGGATTGCCGATTCGCCAGTGCTCGACGCGAACCTCCACGTGGTAGGTGTTTTCCAACTGTGCGAAATCCTGAGCCGAAGCCAGGGAAGAAACGCAGACCAGCAATGCCATGGCAGCAGCAAAGCGAAACATCGAAAATTCCTTGTATTGCACGGGTGTTTACCACGAGGCGACGTGCCTCGCATAAACGACCAAGCGACAACACAGCGAATTTGTTACTCGGCTGTTGCCAGGATTTCAGGCTCTTGCTTGGTTTTGCTGACGTGTTCACTCGATCGCACCGATTCGGCAAGCGTGCGATCGGTCGGGGACAGGAGTATCGGTTCCTGCTTGCGCTTTGAATGCCAGCGGGAGCGTGATCTTCACTAAGCGGACGCTATCGAACTAGGGCTCGACGGCGACGCATGAACATCACCAAACCGCAACAGCTCAAGAGTGACAGCGATGAGGGTTCAGGGACTGATGAAGGAATGGTGGACCAGCCCAATCCAATCCAGTCGATCGCGTGGTCATCCCGCAAAGCGACACTAAACAACCCGTCGTTGAGCAGGGCCAGTTCATCGGCGGTGAGCGTGTAACGCAGCGTCCTGTCCACCCCATCATCGACGAGGACTTCGAGACTGCGCAGCGAGCGATTGCTGGCGTCTTCGAAGGTCAACAGATCATTCCCAAACCCATTGAGCTGGCGGACACGTATCTCCAACCACGCGTCGATGAGCTCTTCGGTCAGTTCGCCACCGAGGTCAAAAGTGAACAACCGAGTCGCGTTATTGAAAGTCTGGTCCATGTTGGCCAACGGAGCGCCGTTGAACAGAGGCAGCGAAGCGAATGCCGGATCGACCAAGATAGCGTCATCCGAGGCGTTGTAGCTGAAGTTATCTACATCTCCCAGCAGCAGGAAATTTCCGCCGACCAATTCGATAATGCCCTGCGTCTCGAGCCTGTCGGTATTCCAGAGCAAACGGCTGCTGGGCGTCGGCAGGGTGATTTCATCAAAGGAGCCGGTCAAGGTGTCCGCCCCGATCACCCAGTGTTCGCCGGCGAGCATCGGTGTCCCACCGACCAGGTTAACACGGAACTCGCCATCGAGGTTGACCGTACCCTCAACGGACAACCTGTCCATCACGTTGTCGTGCGTGTCAAAGTCGATCTGCAGCACGCCGGTGTCGCCGATATCGAAAACGAACGGGCCGGTGCTCGGGCTGGTGGGGTTCAAGCTGACTCGTTCGGTGCCAACGATCCCCTGCCAAGCGGGGCTAAATACCTGGCTATTGAGAGAAACGTTGTTCTCATAGGTTGTGTCGGTGATCGGGGTCAGTGCGGGGTCCCGGCGCCCTGCGATAACATTGGTCACCGTCGCGTTTCCCCCCGTGTTGATGGCCGCGTTTCCAAAATCCGGATCGATGAGGCCGTCCGTGATCGTGTGGCCTGAATGGTCGTCACCCAAGACGAGAATGCCGGTGCCCTGTTGTCCCTGGATATAGACATCGCTGACGTCGATGTTCGCGTGCGGCGCCGCTTCTGAAGCGTGAATGACGATGGCGTGTGAAAAGCCCCTCAAGTAGACATCCGATATCGTGCCTTGTGCGACTCCGCCGTCGATGTTGTCAACAGGCCTGATGCTGATGCCTGATACGTTCGATGACTGTCCCGGCAGCGTTGACTTCGATGCTGACGAAACGAGATTCACGTTTTCGATGACAAAGTCGCGGTACCTGACGTCGATCGCGGGCGCGGCCCCGGTATCGAGGAATCCAACTTCGTTGATGTTCACGTTCCGGATGACTAAATTCCGATTGCCGTCCCCGCTCGCTTCCTTGGTATCAATGCCATCCGAACCGGTCCGTTCGATGGTCAGGTTGGACAAGGTCACGTTGTTCTTGGAATGACCGTCCCGGTCTTGGATGCCAATGCCATAGCTGCCTACGTTTCTGATCGTGACTTCGTTGACGGTCAATTGTCCTTGCTGCCACCCTGTGCCCACCCGGATTCCATGGCCCACGACGTTGTAGGTCTGGGACTGCTCCCCCATGACCAGTTGGTGCCGCATGTCGACGGTCATGTTCTGAATGGATACGTCGACGGATTCAAAGACCGAGCTTGAGCTCAGATTGATCATGTGAGCCAGCCTGGCGCCGTTCCCGTTGTTGTAGTTGGCCTCCAGGTAGGAAGTGTCCGGGACCAAGAACACGCCGTTGCGACTTTCCCCGACAAGGTGCAGTTCGGTGTTCGCACCTCGATTCAAGTTCAAACCGTTTCTCAGGGCATAGGTGCCATTGGGGAAGAACACGGTCTTGTGATCCGTGGCCATGGCAGCAGCAATAGCCGCATCAATCCGCTCATTGGCTGTGCCCGAATAGTCACCCACACTGATGTATCGCGTCGGGATCGTGGATTGAGCCGAAGCTTGTTGAGCTTGGGCAACAAAGAGGACCAGAAGTAGCAGCTTCCAACGCACGGTTGGCCCATGCTTGCGAAGATTCGTTGACACAAAAAACGACATTGCTCTAAAGAACAGCGAAAGGAGTTGTGTATGGCAGGCGTGGTCAATAGCAGTCAGCGACTGACAGACGACCAACGGCTCGTGTTTTAATTCTAATTCCACTTGCCCCCGCCGTGTGCATCCGGGCGAGAAGAAAAGGTGGCGAAGAAAAGCACTTTCACGCTCGGACATGTCAGTGCGTTGAACCCGTGGCCAGACGGCAGGCGAATCAGGACGCATGACACCACCCGTCGCTTGGCCTAACGAACGTACTCGCCAGAAGTGTAACCCACCACGCGTCCTTGCGAATCAATTATGATATCAATTTCCTGCCCATCGATCTTGATGTTGTTGACGATCTGGTTGTTGTCCCTAACCAATTGGCTCGTAATGATCATTGAGAAACCGCACCGTCACCTGATTGGCCTTAATCCCACTGCTTGTTTCATGACGCAACGCTTGTTGGGTTTGTTGTAAGTCGTACGTGGCGACAATCTGATCGTCGATCAGCAACGCAATCTGGTTTCACCCCATGCATGAACGACGATGTCCAAGGTGTGATGAAAACGTCTGATTGGTTCCATGCTGACGCGGCTTCTTGAGTCGTTGATTCCGCCGGGGCAAGCCCGGGACGGAGATCCCAGAATGAAGGGGTATCTGATGGCGATTGATTGCAACCGTTCGGTAGCTGCCAGTTGTTGCACCGCCGGGGCAAGCCCGGACGGAAGCGTTTGGGCGCTGGGTTGGATTGGTTGCCGCGTTCGGTAGCTGCCAGTTGTTGCACCGCCGGGACGAGCCCGGACGGAAGCGTTTGGGCGCTGGGTTGGATTGGTTGCAGCGTTCGGTAGCTGCCAGTTGTTGCACCGCCGGGGCAAGCCCGGGCGGAAGCGTTTGGGCGTTGGGTTGGATTGGTTGCAGCGTTCGGTAGCCGCCAGTTGTTGCACCGCCGGGACGAGCCCGGACGGAAGCGTTTGGGCGTTGGGTTGGATTGGTTGCATTTCTTGCATCCCTGAATCCTTCCGTCGGGCTTGCCCCGGCGGGGGAAACAAGTGGCAGCTACACCTCGCTGCTGCGCGTCAATCTTCTTTTCCCGTCTCCTCCGGCCTCCGCTTCGGGCTTGTCCCGGCGGAGCCAGCGACTCCTTGGTCGTGCATCCGCACCGCGCCGCGATCATAGCCGCCGAATGTTCCTACATAGTAGCTCGACATCAAGATCGGTTTCATGTCATACACATAGGCAACGTTATTCATCAGCGAGAGCGCGACCGACTGCGGGGACTCCGTCACGCCAGCACTAAGTAACACATGGAGGTGGTTGCTCAATAAGCCAATTCGTGACAATGTCCAATCTTTCTTCATGCTCGCCCGGACGATGATGTTTCTCACTCGCAGCAACTGTGTCGCTCGCACGTCATGCCAACCATCGGAATTCTTCATCACGATTTGCAGCGAATTCAAATACTGACCATACGTGCCAATGCGAGGCTTGGAGAGATCGATCGATGCGTCATGAAATTGAGTGGATTCCAAGCGTGATTGAACGGCATCATCGGCCATCGGATGGCGTGCCGTTTGCTTGGCGACGTATTGATCAAGCACACTTGAGTTTGCTTCGCCGATACTTTGAATGTGGTA from Stieleria varia carries:
- a CDS encoding transposase; protein product: MPRPPRADEAGGLYHALNRGNLRATIFHKDADYAAFEWILHEALQIHQIELYSFQLMPNHYHLVLRPLVDGEMSRFMARVGGTHTMRYHSHYHTGGTGHVYQQRYKSFPIQDDEHFFVVCRYVERNALRAGLVERAEDWCWGSLWHWLHAPDPNLLSRWPKSRLPRWTERVNQCFSDEELAACRLSAQRGKPLGDEGWVESIARRLHLESTMRPRGRKRVRFPENPNKEA
- a CDS encoding glycosyl hydrolase family 28-related protein produces the protein MRWKLLLLVLFVAQAQQASAQSTIPTRYISVGDYSGTANERIDAAIAAAMATDHKTVFFPNGTYALRNGLNLNRGANTELHLVGESRNGVFLVPDTSYLEANYNNGNGARLAHMINLSSSSVFESVDVSIQNMTVDMRHQLVMGEQSQTYNVVGHGIRVGTGWQQGQLTVNEVTIRNVGSYGIGIQDRDGHSKNNVTLSNLTIERTGSDGIDTKEASGDGNRNLVIRNVNINEVGFLDTGAAPAIDVRYRDFVIENVNLVSSASKSTLPGQSSNVSGISIRPVDNIDGGVAQGTISDVYLRGFSHAIVIHASEAAPHANIDVSDVYIQGQQGTGILVLGDDHSGHTITDGLIDPDFGNAAINTGGNATVTNVIAGRRDPALTPITDTTYENNVSLNSQVFSPAWQGIVGTERVSLNPTSPSTGPFVFDIGDTGVLQIDFDTHDNVMDRLSVEGTVNLDGEFRVNLVGGTPMLAGEHWVIGADTLTGSFDEITLPTPSSRLLWNTDRLETQGIIELVGGNFLLLGDVDNFSYNASDDAILVDPAFASLPLFNGAPLANMDQTFNNATRLFTFDLGGELTEELIDAWLEIRVRQLNGFGNDLLTFEDASNRSLRSLEVLVDDGVDRTLRYTLTADELALLNDGLFSVALRDDHAIDWIGLGWSTIPSSVPEPSSLSLLSCCGLVMFMRRRRALVR
- a CDS encoding transposase — translated: MEPIYTAENTTTAYQLNWSLALFGKCRFPEQSLWLKDLQAATESDGVRILSSNVRSENTLQFFVSTRPASTPSEIVRSIKGRLQHLIRDQIPKAFRRNYHIQSIGEANSSVLDQYVAKQTARHPMADDAVQSRLESTQFHDASIDLSKPRIGTYGQYLNSLQIVMKNSDGWHDVRATQLLRVRNIIVRASMKKDWTLSRIGLLSNHLHVLLSAGVTESPQSVALSLMNNVAYVYDMKPILMSSYYVGTFGGYDRGAVRMHDQGVAGSAGTSPKRRPEETGKED